In one Tessaracoccus palaemonis genomic region, the following are encoded:
- a CDS encoding winged helix DNA-binding domain-containing protein, producing MEPVRHVSDDERRHRLGIRHALAHLHRVRTVREAADSVVALHATDPDGLNISAWTRMLDPLPDDMELALARTTLIRQQSMRRTVFAMDPELLPTVLGSVGPRMATAARKELTKGVVQAGFDQAEAWIETALASLVDAVSVGALTASDIRRGVPETVGSYRQGIGRSWESTVHLTPKVIRLAELEGLVVRLTVPCGPSEGRLCWLSADLFRPDRPRPDARQAWADLARRWLRVFGPGTVEDFAWWSGGTKAAVRQGFKDVGAVPVTLDAPTPPDPQPTGWLLPDDVDPVGTPGWWVSLLPVLDPTVMGWKERGFLLGGHAPLLFDSIGNAGTAAVVNGRVVGVWVQDERRRVRVRYLESVDAWAQRALRKEAERLTAHLGGTRAFPVYPSPAMQG from the coding sequence ATGGAGCCCGTACGACACGTCAGCGACGACGAGCGTCGCCACCGCCTTGGCATCCGCCACGCGCTCGCGCACCTGCATCGGGTCCGCACCGTGCGTGAGGCGGCTGACTCCGTCGTCGCGCTGCACGCGACCGACCCCGATGGTCTGAACATCTCTGCCTGGACACGGATGCTCGACCCTCTGCCGGACGACATGGAGCTCGCTCTCGCCCGGACGACGCTGATCCGCCAGCAGTCGATGCGGCGCACCGTGTTCGCCATGGACCCCGAACTGCTGCCGACGGTCCTGGGATCGGTCGGGCCGCGCATGGCGACCGCCGCGCGCAAGGAACTCACGAAGGGCGTTGTCCAGGCTGGATTCGATCAGGCGGAGGCGTGGATCGAGACGGCCTTGGCCAGCCTGGTCGACGCAGTCTCGGTCGGGGCGCTGACCGCGAGCGACATCCGTCGCGGAGTGCCGGAGACCGTCGGCAGCTACCGGCAGGGCATCGGGAGGTCGTGGGAGTCCACGGTGCACCTGACGCCCAAGGTCATCCGGCTGGCCGAGCTGGAGGGCCTCGTCGTGCGGCTCACGGTTCCATGCGGTCCGTCCGAGGGACGACTGTGCTGGCTGAGCGCGGACCTGTTCCGGCCAGATCGGCCGCGGCCGGACGCCCGTCAGGCCTGGGCCGACCTCGCCCGCCGCTGGCTCCGCGTCTTCGGGCCGGGCACCGTCGAGGACTTCGCGTGGTGGTCGGGCGGCACGAAGGCGGCCGTCCGGCAGGGCTTCAAGGACGTCGGCGCCGTGCCCGTCACGCTCGACGCTCCCACCCCGCCGGACCCGCAGCCGACGGGTTGGCTGCTGCCCGACGACGTCGACCCGGTCGGCACGCCCGGCTGGTGGGTGTCGCTGCTGCCCGTCCTCGACCCGACGGTCATGGGCTGGAAGGAGCGTGGGTTCCTGCTCGGCGGCCATGCGCCGCTGCTGTTCGACTCCATCGGCAATGCGGGCACCGCCGCGGTCGTCAACGGCCGTGTCGTGGGCGTCTGGGTGCAGGACGAGCGGCGCCGCGTCCGCGTGCGCTACCTCGAGAGCGTGGACGCGTGGGCTCAGCGGGCACTGCGCAAGGAGGCGGAGCGCCTCACCGCCCACCTCGGCGGAACCAGGGCGTTCCCCGTCTACCCGTCGCCGGCGATGCAGGGCTGA
- a CDS encoding PepSY domain-containing protein: MSVSWKPAALALTAVLALSACTYQDPAAEPAVTATAVATSAATSSPQPGDDATAEASAAESTSTAAATVSPDTVAPSKTTDLASWDVPVTVADAVKRASGAAEGTMHQVELEYSDYYRAWTYKVGFQSGSTDTTVVVDAATGDIIANEKDTEDDEDREKAVDIAEMSPEDAIAAALKVRSGTVTEWTLEWDDDVQVYTVEVAKGDDSEDVTVQTKSGKANLD; this comes from the coding sequence ATGAGTGTCTCCTGGAAGCCCGCCGCGCTTGCCCTGACCGCCGTCCTGGCGCTCTCCGCCTGCACCTACCAGGACCCGGCTGCGGAACCGGCCGTCACGGCGACCGCGGTCGCCACCTCGGCCGCGACGTCCAGCCCTCAGCCGGGTGACGACGCCACCGCCGAAGCGTCGGCGGCCGAGTCGACCAGCACCGCGGCCGCGACCGTCAGTCCCGACACCGTCGCGCCGTCCAAGACCACCGACCTCGCCTCGTGGGACGTGCCCGTCACCGTCGCAGACGCCGTCAAGCGGGCGTCGGGTGCTGCCGAGGGAACCATGCACCAGGTCGAACTCGAGTACTCCGACTACTACCGGGCCTGGACATACAAGGTCGGCTTCCAGTCGGGGTCCACCGACACTACCGTCGTCGTCGACGCCGCCACGGGCGACATCATCGCCAACGAGAAGGACACCGAGGACGACGAGGACCGCGAGAAGGCCGTCGACATCGCCGAGATGTCGCCGGAGGACGCGATCGCCGCGGCGCTGAAGGTCCGCAGCGGCACCGTCACCGAGTGGACGCTGGAGTGGGACGACGACGTGCAGGTCTACACCGTCGAGGTGGCGAAGGGCGACGACTCCGAGGACGTCACGGTGCAGACGAAGTCCGGCAAGGCGAACCTCGACTGA
- a CDS encoding iron chaperone produces MGSIDEYLATLDPADAKVIGRCYDVARVVVPDATQGQGYGMPALTHRGKPLLSVMRAKTHFGLYPFSARVVSSLEDQLAGIDHSKGTIRFQADAPLTEELLTSLVAARAAEIEA; encoded by the coding sequence ATGGGATCCATCGACGAATACCTCGCGACCCTCGATCCGGCCGACGCGAAGGTCATCGGGCGCTGCTACGACGTGGCGCGCGTCGTCGTGCCGGACGCCACCCAGGGACAGGGCTACGGCATGCCGGCCCTGACGCACCGCGGCAAGCCGCTGCTGTCGGTGATGCGGGCCAAGACGCACTTCGGGCTGTACCCGTTCAGCGCGCGCGTGGTCTCGTCGCTGGAGGACCAGCTCGCTGGGATCGACCACTCGAAGGGGACGATCCGCTTCCAGGCCGACGCGCCTCTGACGGAGGAGCTGCTCACGTCGCTGGTCGCGGCCCGTGCCGCCGAGATCGAGGCCTGA